The sequence AAAACCCTAAGCTTCACATTACAAGAACAAATAATCAAGTGTAAAAGCATTGCTAGAGGAAACCTTTCAGTCCTTCCTCAATGGCAGAAATAGCACCAACATAGTCGGTATTGAATCCGAATAACTTCCCGTCAGCCGGTCTCCTTATAATGCAATTTATAGCCCCTATTGACTGAATATTTTGATCAAGATTTTAATCAAGTATGATTTAAAAGGCAGCCAAAACTTGTCCAACAGAAACTGCCAGCATCTTAATAATATGAAGGGTTTTGTTCACTACCTTGGCAACTGGATCAACCTCATCACAGCACTTAAGTGCAGCTTCCTTGTGAGGGATGCCTACGCTGCGTAAGAAACGAAGAATACAAGCTGTGAACTTGAAGTAAAAAGAGCATGAACAGAGTAATACTCGATAGAAAATTAAACCTGAATCCAGCAAAATCCATGGATGAGTATGTCTGGAAAAATTTCTGAATGTCATCTACCAACAAATGTGCATAAACTCCATCGAAACCTACTGACTTGAACACTTCATTGTACAATTTTGGTGATTTGCTGTGGCTAACAGGCTTGCTAATTACGCCAAACACTTTTGTGTACGGCCCAATCTGTCTGAAATTGTATAGATGTATTAGATCCTTGATTGTAGGTTGACTAGGAGCTGAAACTGTCCCTGGCTCAAGCATTCCATAAGTAAGATAACCGCCAAATTTTGCAGAAAGTATCCGTGAAATCAAACCCCTTTCACCCAGTCCAAGTCCTATCAATGGAACCTGAAATTCCAGAGAAAGTGTGTTAGAAATCCATTCAGCTACGATTCAAATAGATTGGCATCATTAAAATGGTATCTCAAGGAAGTTTGGCAATCTGGGGAGTAGCCTAACTCCTTATAAGCGCTAGCAAAGTTTCTTAACTTTCCGACATGGGCCAATTCTTCACATCCTGACGGTAcctaaacaaaaagaaatgatgGGCAAATCTTAAAAAGCACAATGCAAAAAAGCATGCTACCTACTCTGCTTACTTGAGAATGAACGGCGATTTGAAAAGTGCGTGCCACATCAGTTATATCCAAGCAAGTGGTTGCAATCTTCACTATGTCAGCTCCAGTGGCTTGCATTGCTGCTACAAGATTGCCAATAGACTCCACAGATGGGGTCTCTTCAAAGTTGTAAGAAGAAACAATAACTTTTAACCTTTCAGGCTTCTTTCCTTCTATAGAGCTAATAAATTCACGAGCAACCTTCAAAGACAAGTAATGAAAGAGCCAAATTTCTCTTATGccattaaaaacaaacaaaaattgtttCAAGTTATATACATTTGTTAGAGAGCAACCTGAAGCTCAACATCAACGTAATCAGCTCCGAGATCCATTGCTAATCGAAGTGCATCGAGTCGATTTTGTTCATCCCCATCGTACTGACCACCTTCCCATTTGGGCCTAGAAAAAGTACACATAATGTCAGGTGGGAGCTGGCTGGAAAATTCTTTGTTGTATCCCAACAATTCTATGGTTACCATAAAACAAGCTCAATAACGTAAGGAACTCTTGGGGAAAGTACCTATAACTGAAAAGTGTGGGCAAAGGGCACTCTTTAACTAGACGCCTGAGATCTTCATTGTGATTGAATGTTTTCAAATAATCTAATCTTATCTCCACAAGGTCAGCACCAAGGCCTTTTGCCTTGCCCATATCAGTCACCATCTCACCCACTGATTCGGCCATTATCGGAACACAAACTAGAGTCGAattcctcatcatcatccccTCAACTCCAACTTTCAGGGCATCAGAGCAAGAAGAACTAAGCTaaaactcaaccaaaaagaaaacaagtgaGAAAATTCTATTCACATAATTGTCGGTGCAAAACACTCTGCGTTTTTCTTGCTTTCCCTTTTATCAGacaagtatatatatgatatctgtttggttgctgagaaaatttCAGGAAAATATATGTAGCGTTTGACTGTTTATAAGCTTCTCTGTTTCCTGCTTAATTTTCTTGGCAACGAATCAGATAGACAAATATCTGATAATGTACTTCAAATTATTCATGAACCCAAAGACGAAAGGAGGAAAGGAAGATCAAAAGGCACAGAGGCAGTTACCATAATGTCACAAGAGAACGAGTGAAAGAGAAGAGAGCTCAGCTGAGACCTGAGATAGATGAGAAAAGAGTAGGAAAGAATGTCAAAGCAGAGTGTGCTGTGTTGCGCATCCGTAATTAAGAGGGAGATTTGAACCGTCCTCTCTTATACCATAA comes from Prunus dulcis chromosome 6, ALMONDv2, whole genome shotgun sequence and encodes:
- the LOC117632842 gene encoding bifunctional 3-dehydroquinate dehydratase/shikimate dehydrogenase, chloroplastic-like isoform X3 — protein: MLSSSCSDALKVGVEGMMMRNSTLVCVPIMAESVGEMVTDMGKAKGLGADLVEIRLDYLKTFNHNEDLRRLVKECPLPTLFSYRPKWEGGQYDGDEQNRLDALRLAMDLGADYVDVELQVAREFISSIEGKKPERLKVIVSSYNFEETPSVESIGNLVAAMQATGADIVKIATTCLDITDVARTFQIAVHSQVPLIGLGLGERGLISRILSAKFGGYLTYGMLEPGTVSAPSQPTIKDLIHLYNFRQIGPYTKVFGVISKPVSHSKSPKLYNEVFKSVGFDGVYAHLLVDDIQKFFQTYSSMDFAGFSVGIPHKEAALKCCDEVDPVAKSIGAINCIIRRPADGKLFGFNTDYVGAISAIEEGLKGSHNNSGKNTTSGSALAGRLFVVIGAGGASKALAYGAKQRGARLVIANRTYDRARELADIVGGDALSLDDLPNIPPEDGMILANTTSIGMQPKVDDTPISKHALRSYSLVFDAIYTPRVTRLLREAAECGVTVVSGLEMFIGQAYEQFEKFTGLPAPKELFRKVMENHS
- the LOC117632842 gene encoding bifunctional 3-dehydroquinate dehydratase/shikimate dehydrogenase, chloroplastic-like isoform X2, giving the protein MLSSSCSDALKVGVEGMMMRNSTLVCVPIMAESVGEMVTDMGKAKGLGADLVEIRLDYLKTFNHNEDLRRLVKECPLPTLFSYRPKWEGGQYDGDEQNRLDALRLAMDLGADYVDVELQVAREFISSIEGKKPERLKVIVSSYNFEETPSVESIGNLVAAMQATGADIVKIATTCLDITDVARTFQIAVHSQVSRVPLIGLGLGERGLISRILSAKFGGYLTYGMLEPGTVSAPSQPTIKDLIHLYNFRQIGPYTKVFGVISKPVSHSKSPKLYNEVFKSVGFDGVYAHLLVDDIQKFFQTYSSMDFAGFSVGIPHKEAALKCCDEVDPVAKSIGAINCIIRRPADGKLFGFNTDYVGAISAIEEGLKGSHNNSGKNTTSGSALAGRLFVVIGAGGASKALAYGAKQRGARLVIANRTYDRARELADIVGGDALSLDDLPNIPPEDGMILANTTSIGMQPKVDDTPISKHALRSYSLVFDAIYTPRVTRLLREAAECGVTVVSGLEMFIGQAYEQFEKFTGLPAPKELFRKVMENHS
- the LOC117632842 gene encoding bifunctional 3-dehydroquinate dehydratase/shikimate dehydrogenase, chloroplastic-like isoform X1 yields the protein MLSSSCSDALKVGVEGMMMRNSTLVCVPIMAESVGEMVTDMGKAKGLGADLVEIRLDYLKTFNHNEDLRRLVKECPLPTLFSYRPKWEGGQYDGDEQNRLDALRLAMDLGADYVDVELQVAREFISSIEGKKPERLKVIVSSYNFEETPSVESIGNLVAAMQATGADIVKIATTCLDITDVARTFQIAVHSQVPSGCEELAHVGKVPLIGLGLGERGLISRILSAKFGGYLTYGMLEPGTVSAPSQPTIKDLIHLYNFRQIGPYTKVFGVISKPVSHSKSPKLYNEVFKSVGFDGVYAHLLVDDIQKFFQTYSSMDFAGFSVGIPHKEAALKCCDEVDPVAKSIGAINCIIRRPADGKLFGFNTDYVGAISAIEEGLKGSHNNSGKNTTSGSALAGRLFVVIGAGGASKALAYGAKQRGARLVIANRTYDRARELADIVGGDALSLDDLPNIPPEDGMILANTTSIGMQPKVDDTPISKHALRSYSLVFDAIYTPRVTRLLREAAECGVTVVSGLEMFIGQAYEQFEKFTGLPAPKELFRKVMENHS